Proteins co-encoded in one Chrysemys picta bellii isolate R12L10 chromosome 13, ASM1138683v2, whole genome shotgun sequence genomic window:
- the LOC135975101 gene encoding olfactory receptor 11A1-like: protein MEKAEGGNQTPATEFILLGFGNQPGLQILLFLLFLVIYVVTMAGNLLIAALVVADQHLHTPMYFFLGNLSCLETCYTSTILPRLLAGVLTGDRTISVEGCITQLAVFGFLATTECCLLAVMSYDRYLAICKPLHYGTLMNGQLCLQLEAGSWINGFLSCTILVCLMSESIFCDPNEMDHFFCELTSMLKLSCSDTSQITPIIYTFSFLNLVLPFLLTLTSYVCVISIILRIPSTSGRQKAFSTCSSHIILVTIFYGTIMIVYMVPKSSTLRALNKVFSVCYTVLMPPANPLIYSLRNREVKEALINAIGGSVTLTKNSD, encoded by the coding sequence ATGGAGAAAGCAGAAGGTGGAAATCAAACGCCCGCtacagaattcatcctcctgggattcggGAATCAACCTGGGCTGCAGATTCTTCTGTTCCtgctgtttctagtgatctacGTTGTGACCATGGCTGGGAATCTCCTCATTGCTGcgctagttgtggctgatcagcaccttcacacccccatgtacttctttctggggaacttgtcctgcttggagacctgctacacctccaccatcctgcccaggctgctggccggtgtcctgactggggacagaaccatttctgtgGAGGGCTGCATCACGCAATTGGCTGTATTTGGTTTTTTAGCAACTACCGAATGTTGTCTCTTGGCggtgatgtcttatgatcggtatttagctaTATGCAAACCTCTGCACTATGGAACCCTTATGAATGGCCAGCTGTGCCTCCAGCTAGAAGCTGGGTCTTGGATAAATGGATTTCTATCTTGTACAATATTAGTGTGTCTCATGTCAGAGTCAATTTTCTGTGACCCCAATGAAATGGACCACTTCTTCTGTGAGCTCACCTCAATGCTAAAACTCTCATGCAGTGACACCAGCCAGATCACACCGATTATTTATACATTTTCCTTTCTTAATTTAGTTCTCCCATTTCTATTAACCTTGACGTCCTATGTCTGTGTCATCAGCatcatcctgagaatcccttccaccagcgggaggcaaaaggccttttccacctgctcctcccacatCATCCTGGTGACCATCTTCTATGGGACCATAATGATTGTCTACATGGTACCGAAATCCAGCACCCTGAGAGCCCTGAACAAAGTGTTCTCTGTCTGCTACACAGTCCTGATGCCCCCGGCCAATCcgctcatctacagcctgagaaacagagaggtcaaggaggCCCTGATAAATGCTATCGGGGGATCTGTGACACTTACAAAGAATTcagattaa